The Deinococcus koreensis genome window below encodes:
- a CDS encoding aminoglycoside phosphotransferase family protein: protein MSTEPPLSHAALLERTRSAFGLDARSLTFIPDGTAPAYRVDGPSGRAFLKVLPDTPFGRETTARASAEVPLLNVLRGAAILPRVNRPIPARDGGFMANLDGHAVFAYDCIDAANLSGEWDAYGHEVAGLLGRLHAGTATITAAAPHLPVAPEDFGLPFETALQSDLQHLTQTPHDTRPGVQALRELLRPHIAAIEGLLERARRFQAAARSHPAPLVVCHTDAHGGNVMKDAAGELWIVDWETARLAPPEHDLWMLHAQLPEVLPAYRDGLGRAFTPNPDLLGFYLCRRPLEDLAVDIGWVLRENTRPDQDEHALEMMTRYSLPALLSAEADLERLHSGLTGG, encoded by the coding sequence ATGAGCACCGAGCCGCCCCTGTCCCACGCCGCCCTGCTGGAGCGGACGCGCTCAGCGTTCGGGCTGGACGCGCGGAGCCTGACGTTCATCCCGGACGGCACGGCGCCCGCCTACCGGGTGGACGGGCCGAGTGGCCGCGCCTTCCTGAAAGTCCTGCCCGACACCCCCTTCGGAAGAGAGACCACCGCTCGGGCAAGCGCCGAGGTGCCGCTGCTGAACGTGCTGCGCGGAGCGGCCATCCTGCCACGGGTGAATCGGCCGATTCCCGCACGAGATGGAGGGTTCATGGCCAATCTGGACGGCCACGCGGTCTTCGCGTACGACTGCATCGACGCCGCGAACCTGTCGGGCGAGTGGGACGCATATGGGCACGAGGTCGCGGGGCTGCTCGGGCGCCTGCACGCGGGCACGGCGACCATCACCGCCGCCGCGCCCCACCTGCCGGTGGCGCCTGAGGACTTCGGCCTGCCCTTCGAGACAGCCCTGCAGAGCGACCTGCAGCATCTCACCCAGACGCCGCACGACACACGGCCCGGCGTGCAGGCGCTGCGCGAGCTGTTGCGGCCGCACATAGCCGCGATAGAAGGGCTGCTGGAGCGCGCCCGGCGCTTCCAGGCGGCGGCCCGCTCACACCCCGCTCCCCTGGTCGTCTGCCACACCGACGCCCACGGGGGCAACGTGATGAAGGACGCGGCGGGCGAGCTGTGGATCGTCGACTGGGAGACCGCCCGCCTGGCCCCGCCGGAACATGATCTGTGGATGTTGCACGCTCAGTTACCGGAGGTGCTGCCCGCGTATCGGGACGGTCTGGGCCGGGCCTTCACGCCTAACCCCGACCTGCTGGGCTTCTACCTCTGCCGCCGCCCGCTGGAAGACCTCGCCGTGGACATCGGCTGGGTGCTGCGCGAGAACACCCGCCCGGATCAGGACGAGCACGCGCTGGAGATGATGACGCGGTATTCGCTGCCGGCGCTACTGAGTGCCGAGGCCGATCTGGAGCGCCTGCATTCGGGACTGACGGGGGGTTGA
- the pgi gene encoding glucose-6-phosphate isomerase, with product MPVNLTETAAWTALLSHVQNAREWNLRDLFAADPARGERLNAEGAGLYLDYSKNRVTDQTLTLLLDLARETGVETRRGAMFAGEKINVTESRAVLHTALRAPRGASVMVDGRNVVPDVHEVLDRMAAFADSVRGGTWRGHTGRPLKNIVNIGIGGSDLGPVMASEALKHYAQQGLTLRFVSNVDGTDLVEKTRDLDPAETLFIVSSKTFTTQETMANARSARAWLLAALGDDAAVARHFVAVSTNAGAVQTFGIDPANMFGFWDWVGGRYSLDSAIGLSLMLAVGPEGFRELLAGFHDMDEHFRTAPLERNLPVLLGMLGIWYNNFFDAQSHAVLPYDQYLAYFPAYLQQLDMESNGKHVTLEGQLVDYQTGPVIWGQPGTNGQHAFYQLIHQGTKLIPCDFIGFCQTLNPLPLEGGAPHHDLLMANVFAQTEALAFGKTLEQVLAEGVDAELAPHRVFEGNRPTNTLLADRLTPRTLGALIALYEHKVFVQGAVWNINSFDQWGVELGKVLASRIVPELGAAEPELEHDSSTNALIRRYRERR from the coding sequence ATGCCCGTGAACCTGACCGAGACCGCCGCCTGGACTGCCCTGCTCAGTCACGTCCAGAACGCACGTGAGTGGAACCTGAGAGACCTGTTCGCGGCCGACCCGGCCCGTGGCGAGCGCCTGAACGCCGAGGGCGCCGGCCTTTATCTGGATTACAGCAAGAACCGTGTGACGGATCAGACCCTGACACTCCTGCTTGATCTGGCCCGCGAGACCGGTGTGGAGACCCGGCGGGGCGCCATGTTCGCGGGCGAGAAGATCAACGTCACCGAGAGCCGCGCGGTGCTGCACACGGCCCTGCGCGCGCCCCGCGGCGCTTCGGTGATGGTGGACGGCCGAAACGTGGTACCCGATGTCCATGAGGTGCTGGATCGGATGGCCGCCTTCGCCGACAGCGTACGCGGCGGCACGTGGCGGGGCCACACCGGCCGGCCCCTGAAGAACATCGTGAACATCGGCATTGGGGGCAGCGACCTGGGGCCGGTGATGGCCTCCGAGGCGCTGAAGCACTACGCCCAGCAGGGGCTGACCCTGCGCTTCGTGTCGAACGTGGACGGCACCGATCTGGTCGAGAAGACCCGCGATCTCGACCCCGCCGAGACGCTGTTCATCGTGTCCTCCAAGACCTTCACGACCCAGGAGACGATGGCGAACGCCCGGAGTGCCCGCGCCTGGCTGCTCGCGGCGCTGGGGGACGACGCGGCGGTGGCCCGGCACTTCGTGGCCGTCTCGACCAACGCCGGAGCGGTGCAGACCTTCGGCATCGACCCCGCCAACATGTTCGGCTTCTGGGACTGGGTGGGGGGGCGCTACTCGCTGGACTCTGCCATCGGCCTGAGCCTGATGCTGGCGGTGGGGCCGGAGGGCTTCCGCGAGCTGCTGGCCGGCTTCCACGACATGGACGAGCATTTCCGGACGGCGCCGCTGGAACGCAACCTGCCGGTGCTGCTGGGAATGCTGGGCATCTGGTACAACAACTTCTTTGATGCCCAGAGCCACGCCGTGCTGCCCTACGACCAGTACCTCGCGTACTTCCCGGCCTACCTGCAGCAGCTCGACATGGAGAGCAACGGCAAGCACGTCACGTTGGAGGGCCAGCTGGTGGACTACCAGACCGGGCCGGTCATCTGGGGCCAGCCCGGCACCAACGGGCAGCACGCCTTCTACCAGCTCATCCACCAGGGCACCAAGCTGATCCCCTGCGACTTCATCGGCTTCTGTCAGACCCTCAACCCGCTGCCCCTGGAGGGCGGCGCCCCGCACCACGACCTGCTGATGGCGAACGTCTTCGCGCAGACCGAGGCCCTGGCCTTCGGCAAGACGCTGGAGCAGGTGCTCGCCGAGGGAGTGGACGCCGAACTGGCCCCGCACCGGGTCTTCGAGGGCAACCGCCCCACCAACACCCTCCTGGCCGACCGCCTGACCCCGCGCACGCTGGGCGCCCTGATCGCCCTGTACGAGCACAAGGTCTTCGTGCAGGGGGCCGTGTGGAACATCAACTCCTTCGACCAGTGGGGGGTGGAGCTGGGCAAGGTGCTGGCGAGCCGGATCGTGCCCGAGCTGGGCGCCGCCGAGCCGGAACTGGAGCACGACAGCTCGACGAACGCGCTGATCCGGCGCTACCGGGAGCGGAGGTAG
- a CDS encoding TetR/AcrR family transcriptional regulator encodes MKVDRSEQDQARRDRIARVAFELFAQRGLDAISAQDIAQAAYVSRTNLYRYFPSKVHMLLAHFEKAVAASRDDALERLRAGASPQLVWDQVTLRMADLGVRYRHLVGAVGQAVLVAPPTLNLTPGAGSDGAAPPAATASQSSAPGLRSLLPGDPLRTALTLAALVEPVLLAMQTQGRLRPEANVSMLSVLFVDACLLALLHGGHRDQREVLRDWQERFSLLMYGVMAPQSAARSTDDPAPAG; translated from the coding sequence GTGAAGGTCGACCGCTCCGAACAGGATCAGGCCCGGCGCGACCGGATTGCGCGGGTGGCGTTCGAGCTGTTCGCCCAGCGTGGCCTGGACGCGATCAGCGCGCAGGACATCGCGCAGGCGGCTTACGTCAGCCGTACTAACCTGTACCGCTATTTTCCCAGCAAGGTGCACATGCTACTGGCCCATTTCGAGAAGGCGGTGGCCGCCAGCCGGGACGACGCCCTGGAACGCCTGCGAGCCGGCGCCAGCCCCCAGCTGGTCTGGGATCAGGTGACCCTGCGGATGGCCGATCTGGGCGTGCGTTACCGCCATCTGGTGGGCGCGGTGGGTCAGGCCGTGCTGGTGGCGCCGCCGACACTGAACCTGACGCCCGGCGCCGGAAGCGACGGAGCGGCTCCGCCGGCCGCCACCGCCAGCCAGTCCTCTGCGCCTGGCCTGCGCTCGCTCCTGCCCGGCGATCCGCTGAGAACGGCCCTGACCCTGGCGGCGCTGGTCGAGCCGGTGCTGCTGGCCATGCAGACCCAGGGGCGCCTGCGCCCGGAGGCGAACGTGTCCATGCTCAGCGTGCTGTTCGTGGACGCCTGCCTGCTGGCCCTGCTGCACGGCGGCCACCGCGACCAGCGCGAGGTGCTGCGTGACTGGCAGGAGCGCTTCTCGCTGCTCATGTACGGCGTGATGGCCCCTCAATCTGCGGCCCGGAGCACGGACGACCCCGCCCCGGCAGGGTGA
- the hpf gene encoding ribosome hibernation-promoting factor, HPF/YfiA family: MHIYKLSGRNVEVTDAMRVYVEEKLTRLDRYHDQITDARVTLTVRDVRDSTRRNRVEVQLNVPHGIIRAEEHHADMYAAIDKASDVLERQLRKFKTRYMKQRHDGAPQPEPGPAEADVDAGFDDVSDFQPEIVRTKRFELRPMSPEDAVAQMEALGHDFYVFVNMKGGQSGVVYRRKDGHYGLIEPSA; encoded by the coding sequence GTGCACATCTATAAGCTGTCAGGCCGGAACGTTGAGGTCACCGATGCCATGCGCGTATATGTCGAAGAGAAGCTGACGCGCCTCGACCGGTACCACGATCAGATCACGGACGCCAGGGTGACCCTGACCGTGCGCGATGTGCGGGACTCCACCCGCCGCAACCGGGTCGAAGTACAGCTGAACGTGCCCCACGGCATCATCCGCGCCGAAGAGCACCACGCCGACATGTACGCCGCCATCGACAAGGCCAGTGACGTGCTGGAGCGGCAGCTGCGGAAATTCAAGACCCGCTACATGAAGCAGCGCCACGACGGCGCGCCCCAGCCCGAGCCCGGCCCGGCCGAGGCTGATGTGGACGCCGGTTTCGACGACGTCAGCGATTTCCAGCCCGAAATCGTGCGAACCAAACGCTTCGAGCTGCGGCCCATGAGCCCGGAGGACGCCGTGGCCCAGATGGAAGCCCTGGGGCATGATTTCTACGTGTTCGTGAACATGAAGGGTGGGCAGTCCGGCGTGGTGTACCGCCGCAAGGACGGTCACTACGGCCTGATCGAGCCCAGTGCCTGA